From Larus michahellis chromosome 5, bLarMic1.1, whole genome shotgun sequence, the proteins below share one genomic window:
- the ST3GAL5 gene encoding lactosylceramide alpha-2,3-sialyltransferase isoform X2 translates to MRRRGRPTKSSAAMLSDNKSVKPKSDCSPPVQWCKVTVHEDEKTKLVSKKRLLALFVVGGCFLYILKLSFGPEECDRTKMLYVDLDRRAQQYASAALQEQCRPSYVKKEMRKLFAEKYSMDVSPFVRKNTNENESLFKYEPPFGFHKFFDKLKNLLELLPEHDLPEDLKSKHCKRCVVVGSGGILHGSELGHLLNQFDIVIRLNDAPVQGYTDHVGNKTTIRMTYPEGAPLSEHEYPPASLFVAVLFKSVDFNWLQAMVKNETLPLSVRLFFWKEVAEKIPLTSKQFRILNPAIIKETALDILQFPEPRSKFWGWDKNVPTIGVTAVVLATHLCDEVSLAGFGYDLDQPSTPLHYYNNLCMAAMNGQTMHNVTSETKFLQKLIKEKVVKDLTGGIHCEFCVKDS, encoded by the exons caATGCTGAGTGACAATAAATCTGTGAAGCCAAAAAGTGATTGTTCACCTCCTGTGCAATGGTGTAAGGTGACTGTGCATGAAGATGAGAAGACCAAGCTGGTTTCTAAAAAAAG ACTTCTTGCACTGTTTGTAGTCGGAGGGTGTTTCCTTTATATCCTCAAATTAAGTTTTGGACCTGAAGAATGTGACAGAACAAAAATGCTGTATGTGGACCTCGATCGT agAGCACAGCAGTATGCCAGCGCTGCATTGCAGGAACAGTGCCGGCCTTCTTatgtgaagaaagaaatgaggaagTTATTTGCAGAGAAATACAGCATGGACGTATCTCCCTttgtaagaaaaaatacaaatgaaaatgaaagcttgTTTAAATATGAACCTCCCTTTGGATTTCACAAGTTCTTTGATAAGCTTAAAAATCTCCTTGAACTCTTACCGGAGCATGATTTACCAGAAGATTTGAAGTCAAAACACTGTAAGCGTTGTGTTGTTGTTGGCAGTGGTGGAATTCTTCATGGGTCAGAGCTGGGTCACTTATTGAATCAGTTTGATATTGTTATAAG gttaAATGACGCGCCAGTTCAAGGATACACAGATCACGTTGGTAACAAAACTACTATACGGATGACTTACCCAGAAGGAGCCCCCCTTTCTGAACACGAGTATCCTCCTGCTAGCTTGTTTGTggctgttttgtttaaaagtgtTGATTTCAATTGGCTTCAAGCAATGGTAAAAAACGAAACCTTG ccTCTCTCGGTGCGACTCTTCTTTTGGAAGGAGGTTGCTGAGAAGATTCCTCTTACATCAAAGCAGTTTCGGATTCTGAATCCAGCCATCATCAAAGAGACAGCTTTGGACATTTTACAGTTCCCTGAACCTCGATCAAAATTCTGGGGTTGGGATAAG aaCGTACCTACAATTGGGGTGACAGCAGTTGTTCTGGCCACACATTTATGTGATGAAGTGAGCTTAGCAGGATTTGGATATGACCTCGATCAGCCCAGCACACCTTTGCACTATTACAACAACCTCTGCATGGCTGCCATGAATGGACAAACTATGCACAATGTGACAAGTGAAACAAAATTTCTGCAAAAACTGATCAAAGAAAAAGTTGTCAAAGACCTCACTGGTGGGATACATTGTGAATTCTGTGTCAAAGACAGCTAG
- the ST3GAL5 gene encoding lactosylceramide alpha-2,3-sialyltransferase isoform X3 — translation MKMRRPSWFLKKGTRKLLALFVVGGCFLYILKLSFGPEECDRTKMLYVDLDRVRRAQQYASAALQEQCRPSYVKKEMRKLFAEKYSMDVSPFVRKNTNENESLFKYEPPFGFHKFFDKLKNLLELLPEHDLPEDLKSKHCKRCVVVGSGGILHGSELGHLLNQFDIVIRLNDAPVQGYTDHVGNKTTIRMTYPEGAPLSEHEYPPASLFVAVLFKSVDFNWLQAMVKNETLPLSVRLFFWKEVAEKIPLTSKQFRILNPAIIKETALDILQFPEPRSKFWGWDKNVPTIGVTAVVLATHLCDEVSLAGFGYDLDQPSTPLHYYNNLCMAAMNGQTMHNVTSETKFLQKLIKEKVVKDLTGGIHCEFCVKDS, via the exons ATGAAGATGAGAAGACCAAGCTGGTTTCTAAAAAAAGGTACTCGCAA ACTTCTTGCACTGTTTGTAGTCGGAGGGTGTTTCCTTTATATCCTCAAATTAAGTTTTGGACCTGAAGAATGTGACAGAACAAAAATGCTGTATGTGGACCTCGATCGTGTAAGG agAGCACAGCAGTATGCCAGCGCTGCATTGCAGGAACAGTGCCGGCCTTCTTatgtgaagaaagaaatgaggaagTTATTTGCAGAGAAATACAGCATGGACGTATCTCCCTttgtaagaaaaaatacaaatgaaaatgaaagcttgTTTAAATATGAACCTCCCTTTGGATTTCACAAGTTCTTTGATAAGCTTAAAAATCTCCTTGAACTCTTACCGGAGCATGATTTACCAGAAGATTTGAAGTCAAAACACTGTAAGCGTTGTGTTGTTGTTGGCAGTGGTGGAATTCTTCATGGGTCAGAGCTGGGTCACTTATTGAATCAGTTTGATATTGTTATAAG gttaAATGACGCGCCAGTTCAAGGATACACAGATCACGTTGGTAACAAAACTACTATACGGATGACTTACCCAGAAGGAGCCCCCCTTTCTGAACACGAGTATCCTCCTGCTAGCTTGTTTGTggctgttttgtttaaaagtgtTGATTTCAATTGGCTTCAAGCAATGGTAAAAAACGAAACCTTG ccTCTCTCGGTGCGACTCTTCTTTTGGAAGGAGGTTGCTGAGAAGATTCCTCTTACATCAAAGCAGTTTCGGATTCTGAATCCAGCCATCATCAAAGAGACAGCTTTGGACATTTTACAGTTCCCTGAACCTCGATCAAAATTCTGGGGTTGGGATAAG aaCGTACCTACAATTGGGGTGACAGCAGTTGTTCTGGCCACACATTTATGTGATGAAGTGAGCTTAGCAGGATTTGGATATGACCTCGATCAGCCCAGCACACCTTTGCACTATTACAACAACCTCTGCATGGCTGCCATGAATGGACAAACTATGCACAATGTGACAAGTGAAACAAAATTTCTGCAAAAACTGATCAAAGAAAAAGTTGTCAAAGACCTCACTGGTGGGATACATTGTGAATTCTGTGTCAAAGACAGCTAG
- the ST3GAL5 gene encoding lactosylceramide alpha-2,3-sialyltransferase isoform X1: MRRRGRPTKSSAAMLSDNKSVKPKSDCSPPVQWCKVTVHEDEKTKLVSKKRLLALFVVGGCFLYILKLSFGPEECDRTKMLYVDLDRVRRAQQYASAALQEQCRPSYVKKEMRKLFAEKYSMDVSPFVRKNTNENESLFKYEPPFGFHKFFDKLKNLLELLPEHDLPEDLKSKHCKRCVVVGSGGILHGSELGHLLNQFDIVIRLNDAPVQGYTDHVGNKTTIRMTYPEGAPLSEHEYPPASLFVAVLFKSVDFNWLQAMVKNETLPLSVRLFFWKEVAEKIPLTSKQFRILNPAIIKETALDILQFPEPRSKFWGWDKNVPTIGVTAVVLATHLCDEVSLAGFGYDLDQPSTPLHYYNNLCMAAMNGQTMHNVTSETKFLQKLIKEKVVKDLTGGIHCEFCVKDS; encoded by the exons caATGCTGAGTGACAATAAATCTGTGAAGCCAAAAAGTGATTGTTCACCTCCTGTGCAATGGTGTAAGGTGACTGTGCATGAAGATGAGAAGACCAAGCTGGTTTCTAAAAAAAG ACTTCTTGCACTGTTTGTAGTCGGAGGGTGTTTCCTTTATATCCTCAAATTAAGTTTTGGACCTGAAGAATGTGACAGAACAAAAATGCTGTATGTGGACCTCGATCGTGTAAGG agAGCACAGCAGTATGCCAGCGCTGCATTGCAGGAACAGTGCCGGCCTTCTTatgtgaagaaagaaatgaggaagTTATTTGCAGAGAAATACAGCATGGACGTATCTCCCTttgtaagaaaaaatacaaatgaaaatgaaagcttgTTTAAATATGAACCTCCCTTTGGATTTCACAAGTTCTTTGATAAGCTTAAAAATCTCCTTGAACTCTTACCGGAGCATGATTTACCAGAAGATTTGAAGTCAAAACACTGTAAGCGTTGTGTTGTTGTTGGCAGTGGTGGAATTCTTCATGGGTCAGAGCTGGGTCACTTATTGAATCAGTTTGATATTGTTATAAG gttaAATGACGCGCCAGTTCAAGGATACACAGATCACGTTGGTAACAAAACTACTATACGGATGACTTACCCAGAAGGAGCCCCCCTTTCTGAACACGAGTATCCTCCTGCTAGCTTGTTTGTggctgttttgtttaaaagtgtTGATTTCAATTGGCTTCAAGCAATGGTAAAAAACGAAACCTTG ccTCTCTCGGTGCGACTCTTCTTTTGGAAGGAGGTTGCTGAGAAGATTCCTCTTACATCAAAGCAGTTTCGGATTCTGAATCCAGCCATCATCAAAGAGACAGCTTTGGACATTTTACAGTTCCCTGAACCTCGATCAAAATTCTGGGGTTGGGATAAG aaCGTACCTACAATTGGGGTGACAGCAGTTGTTCTGGCCACACATTTATGTGATGAAGTGAGCTTAGCAGGATTTGGATATGACCTCGATCAGCCCAGCACACCTTTGCACTATTACAACAACCTCTGCATGGCTGCCATGAATGGACAAACTATGCACAATGTGACAAGTGAAACAAAATTTCTGCAAAAACTGATCAAAGAAAAAGTTGTCAAAGACCTCACTGGTGGGATACATTGTGAATTCTGTGTCAAAGACAGCTAG
- the ST3GAL5 gene encoding lactosylceramide alpha-2,3-sialyltransferase isoform X4, with translation MKMRRPSWFLKKGTRKLLALFVVGGCFLYILKLSFGPEECDRTKMLYVDLDRRAQQYASAALQEQCRPSYVKKEMRKLFAEKYSMDVSPFVRKNTNENESLFKYEPPFGFHKFFDKLKNLLELLPEHDLPEDLKSKHCKRCVVVGSGGILHGSELGHLLNQFDIVIRLNDAPVQGYTDHVGNKTTIRMTYPEGAPLSEHEYPPASLFVAVLFKSVDFNWLQAMVKNETLPLSVRLFFWKEVAEKIPLTSKQFRILNPAIIKETALDILQFPEPRSKFWGWDKNVPTIGVTAVVLATHLCDEVSLAGFGYDLDQPSTPLHYYNNLCMAAMNGQTMHNVTSETKFLQKLIKEKVVKDLTGGIHCEFCVKDS, from the exons ATGAAGATGAGAAGACCAAGCTGGTTTCTAAAAAAAGGTACTCGCAA ACTTCTTGCACTGTTTGTAGTCGGAGGGTGTTTCCTTTATATCCTCAAATTAAGTTTTGGACCTGAAGAATGTGACAGAACAAAAATGCTGTATGTGGACCTCGATCGT agAGCACAGCAGTATGCCAGCGCTGCATTGCAGGAACAGTGCCGGCCTTCTTatgtgaagaaagaaatgaggaagTTATTTGCAGAGAAATACAGCATGGACGTATCTCCCTttgtaagaaaaaatacaaatgaaaatgaaagcttgTTTAAATATGAACCTCCCTTTGGATTTCACAAGTTCTTTGATAAGCTTAAAAATCTCCTTGAACTCTTACCGGAGCATGATTTACCAGAAGATTTGAAGTCAAAACACTGTAAGCGTTGTGTTGTTGTTGGCAGTGGTGGAATTCTTCATGGGTCAGAGCTGGGTCACTTATTGAATCAGTTTGATATTGTTATAAG gttaAATGACGCGCCAGTTCAAGGATACACAGATCACGTTGGTAACAAAACTACTATACGGATGACTTACCCAGAAGGAGCCCCCCTTTCTGAACACGAGTATCCTCCTGCTAGCTTGTTTGTggctgttttgtttaaaagtgtTGATTTCAATTGGCTTCAAGCAATGGTAAAAAACGAAACCTTG ccTCTCTCGGTGCGACTCTTCTTTTGGAAGGAGGTTGCTGAGAAGATTCCTCTTACATCAAAGCAGTTTCGGATTCTGAATCCAGCCATCATCAAAGAGACAGCTTTGGACATTTTACAGTTCCCTGAACCTCGATCAAAATTCTGGGGTTGGGATAAG aaCGTACCTACAATTGGGGTGACAGCAGTTGTTCTGGCCACACATTTATGTGATGAAGTGAGCTTAGCAGGATTTGGATATGACCTCGATCAGCCCAGCACACCTTTGCACTATTACAACAACCTCTGCATGGCTGCCATGAATGGACAAACTATGCACAATGTGACAAGTGAAACAAAATTTCTGCAAAAACTGATCAAAGAAAAAGTTGTCAAAGACCTCACTGGTGGGATACATTGTGAATTCTGTGTCAAAGACAGCTAG